From Thalassophryne amazonica chromosome 5, fThaAma1.1, whole genome shotgun sequence:
AGGCAAACTTTAAGGTTATGGTGATAAATGTAGAAGATTTATGTACAACTCTCAAACAGCCAATAAAAAAATATGGTGTGAAGGCTCTGTCgcgccttgacgatttagcctgcgtatgccgaccaCGTTAAAAATGCTCACATATGCTGccatacgtctaataaattaatacaGTTGTCACACCCTGACGATAAACCAGCACATGCCAACAACCATGTTTCCACCAAGCGGTTTGGATCAGTACTGCATGGTGTGATGGGGtcagaaacagtcatttaacattattttagttttttttttttttttatcttggtggaccatttttatCATGTACAGAAAACTGATGAGTCAActgatggctgtggtaaaggctgcagtgaatgaatgaagcgctgtAACTATTTTTAAAGCTCCAGTTGCTTTCTGGCTGATAAGAAGGCGACCGGCACATTAAAAGTTCAAATCATCACATcgcttcattattcaggtctgatcAGACTGACAGcaatggcgctttaaaagtttcattcaggtgtgattcaggaggtctgatcacacctgatcacgGTTGAGTGGTGCTTTAAATCATCACTGtgcatctgtgtgatcagaccgCGACACCGGCATGTTCTGAGAAACTCACCTAGAACCAGAAAAAACCACAGTGGGACTTGCTTTTAAACTATACGTttccagccacgacaaggaattaaagtattttcagacgtcgttttcTAAAATTAGGACGTTTACGTGGATACAAGTTCGTCAAACTGTGATGAATCGGACTGAAGTGGACAGGTAAAGACTAtattactccgtgtgtgaatgaaacagtctgtccgcATAAGGACTGCAGGTTTcacccaatcaatggacagcattgatgaacgtatttcgacttatgagtaaattacaagaaacgtgtgccaacaattaaattacttacctacaacttatgttgcACATGTGCAGGACGTATGACTTATATGCTGGCATACGTCaaaaaaattttcagcatgcccaaaacgtTTCAAGGAGCTCAGCGTATTAGGACATATATCGGCGTGCTTAACTTAttaaaaacttacccataacataTTAGACATACGCCAGTATTTTTTAACAAGggtagcatacgctggctaaatcgtcatggaGTGACAGGGCCTTCACACGATAACACCAAAACATGGTATACAACAAAACATCTCATAAAAAAAATATAGCTTTGATGCCTGACCTTgacaaatcaaattatttgatagtttattacaaccccaattccaatgaagttgggacattgtgtgaaatgtaaataaaaacagaatacaatgatttggaaatcctcttcaacctatattcaattgaacacaccacaaagacaagatatttaatgttcaaactgatagacagttttgtttttgtgcaaatatctgctcattttgaaatggatgcctgcagcacagttcaaaaaagctgggacaggagcaacaaaagactgggaaagttgatgaatgctcaaagaacacctgtttggaacattccacaggtaaacaggttaattggaaacaggtgagtgtcatgatttggtataaaaggagcatccccaaaaggctgagccattcacaagcaaagatgggccaaggatcaccactttgtgaaaaaatagtccatcagtttaaggacaatgtttctcaacgtttaaTTGCAAGGTTTTATggaatccatcatctacagtccataatataatcagaagattcagagaatgtggagaactttctacacataagcagcaaggccgaaaaccaacattgaatgtccatgaccttcgatccctcaacaacatccagaaatgccgctgccttctctgggcccgagctcatttgaaatggacagacgcaaagtggaaaagtgtgttgtggtctgatgagtccacatttcaaattgtttttggaaatcatggacgttgtgtcgtccgaacaaaagaggaaaaagaccatctagattgttaccaacgcaaagttcaaaagccagcatctgtgatggtacgggggtgtgttagtgccagtggcatgggcaacgtacacatctgtgatgcaccatcaatgatgaaaggtacatccaggttttgcagcaacacatgctgccatccaagcaacgtctttttcagggacgtccctgcttatttcagcaagacaatgccaagccacattctgcacgtgttacaacagcgtggcttcatagtaaaagagtgtgggtacgagactggcctgcctgcagtccagacctgtcatccactgaaaatgtgtggcgcattatgaagcgcaaaatacgacaagggagaccccggactgctgaacaactgaagtcatacatcaagcaagaataggaaagaattccacttataaagcttcaacaattagtgtcctcagttcccaaacgcttattgagtgttgttcgaaggaaaggtgatggaacacagtggtaaacataccactgtccccgcttttttgaaacgtgttgcaggcatccatttctaaatgagcaaatatttgcacaaaaacaataaagtttatcagtttgaacattaaatatcttgtctttgtggtgtattcagttgaatataggttgaagaggatttgcaactcattgtattctgtttttatttacattttacacaatgtccaaacttcattggaattggggttgtacctatgTTTCTTAAATATATAACAGAAAATGATCAAATTTTCAAATGTGTTGATGTCTAAATTGTCCCCAATTTCTGGAATGTCCCAACAGCATAATGCCTATACATTCAAAACTGACATACAATTTGTATGTTACAATGCGGAATCTGAATTATTCATCAAATGTTTATAGGTTTCAAATAGCATTAAACAATCCCACCAAAATTTAACAAATTTGTTTAAAACATATAACATGGAATAAGTGAAAGGTTGACATTTTAGCTTGATAAATAAAATGAAGTTTCTGTCAACAGATTAATCTGTTAAACAAATAAGTATTTCAGGTCTAtataagtttataacagtttgaaTACAGAGAAAGTTTGAGTTTTTAAAGTTATAAATTTGACTTTACTCATAAGTGAAATACATATTTATGTTtcagaaagaagaaaaacaatCTGAACTGAAATGAAGAAAACCAAAACATTTTTGAATTACATCTGTACTATGAATGTAAATATTCCCTGAATAATGTGACATAAGCACTAAATCAAACGCAAAGCAAGCCAAAGAGCAATACCTCTGCTTTTGTTCATTCTAACGGACTAAAAGTCTAAACTTAGTACAGTCCAGAAATGAGATGCAATTCAATCATCTGGCAtcttaaaaacaaagaaattaaCAAAAAGCATGAGGAATACCTTCTTAAAGACAAATCTGAACACGAAGTATACAACAGACATAACAGATAATTACAATTAAATACAACAGATAATTTCTCAACACACAATCTACGTTAAGGTGTAAACATTTGGTTTTAAGTGGCAAAAGTTCATTCTTGGTCAAGTGAGCACGAACAACAAATAAGGCTCTCTGAATCAGATTGGGACGTCACAGAGTTGTGAAACAGCTTAGATGACCATTTCATCAACAGGTAACATGAAAAAAAACTTTAGAACTGTACATTATACTTACGGTCATGACAAAGCTGTTGAAATTGccagatgtgctcacaaaacaggTGGCGGACGAGCATATTCAGGGGTATCACACAGGATGATGGGGAACAGTACCGTTAGGTCAGGAGAAGCTTTAACACAAAGGTTCACCTACGGCAGACAAACATGAGACAGTATGACgacaaacagacttcagacagatcatccaggcACACAGCAAATTCAGTTATCTGATATCTTCTCAGTGATGCAAACCTCAATTACGTAATCAACCTCCAGGATGCTACAGTTGGAGATGGTGAATGCCGCAGTGGAGGGAACAGTAAGAGTGATCTcagtgtgcacatcagagacatgaGGTCTAACGGGCTGTCCGACTACCGATGCCAACTGCTTTACGACCAACCTCTTACTGGCCCTGCTGTGGGTGTAGAAAATCTGTTTCTGTTGCAGAGTCACCTTTGGAGTAGCAGTTCGAGATGAAGCATTGCTAAATTTGCATGTTATTTTCACAGTTTCACCTGGAGGGAGAACAGACACATTTCAAGAACTGGTTCATTTTAACTGACATTTGGATATTTGCATGTTATGGTTAAGCTAAAAATACCAGGATTGAAGACTTTCTTCTCCATCTGGGCAGTTAGTAAAATTGGGCCAGAAGCACACCACAGACAACATAATGTCATGTGGTTGGAGCCTGAAAGAGgagactttaaaaacaaaaaacaaatgtgaaAAAGGGGTATTATCCAATAACTCAATATTTGACCATGATGTTTATATTTAATGGCACAGCTGATCTGCCACTAGCTTAGCTGTAGGACCAGTTCACTTGTTACACCAGCCATATTCAGTGAAGAAGGTAGGGTACATAGAAAAAAAGGACTTTCTGTGACCAAGTAGGCGAGGCCAGAGAGCCAACCTGTCAAAACGCACAACtccaaatttcaatttcaatttcaatttattttcatttatatagcgccaaatcacaacagagttgcctcaaagcgcttcacacaggtaaggtctaaccttaccaaccctcagagcaacagtggtaaggaaaaactccctctgacgaagaaacctcaagcagaccagactgaaaggggtgactctctgcttgggccatgatacagacataaatacagaacaattcacagaacaattcacggatgaatatacaagaaatgctattggcgcacaggacaggagggtcgccaacacgaatacaacttccatctctggatggagctgcaccttaaacagagagaaaaaaacagaatcaggcatcagaaagacaaaaaaatactgtataatttgccagcattaaacaacaagaaaaacagagaaatactaaggtgatcgccggccactagccctaaactccAAACCTCCCTTTAtagtagaaaaaaaatctttcaaaatCAAAACATGTTGTGGCAAGATATTTTCTTTGGAGAAATGCTCTTGGACACAGCACCCTTGATAACACCATTCAGTCTTTTTATGTCTTCATTTGGCATGTGTCTTCATGAATGGTCACCACAATGCATTATTTATGTATAGTTGCTGGCAACACAATGCTATTTCTGCTTGTGAAAGATATCTGTATGAGTCTCATTTTAAAAGTATCACCTGTGTTTGTAAATTCATCTAAACAAATGTAAgttaataaataactaaaataaaaaagctaaaataaataaataattgaaaataaGAATGTCCTAAAATTAATcaatttttgcagcacctcttcttGCACCATAGATTATATAAACCTGATTTCAAAAGAActtgaattttctttttttttttttgtgtaaaatcAGTCTGAGAAGATAAAAAAAACTTCACAAGTTTAAAAAAGTGTAAAATTCCTAAAATTAAATTGGAAAATGGTAGACCACCTTATTTAAATCTTATTTAGAAAGAATGGCTTAAATCAGGTCTGTCAAGTCAGTGTCAGGATTTGGGggttttgggttgttgttttgtgttatgcattAGAGTGTTTGGCTCTGATCATGTTCtgtgtggtgatttttttttttttttgccggtctttttctgcttgaggttttctgactatttctcttgtctgtcacttggtgcTCAGTGGTGGGTGTGCCCCTCTGTCTTTCCACTCCCATACCTTGGATCTTTCcttcacacctgttcctcattttctgttcatcactttcctgtatttaaacctcaccTTGTCTACCTGTTCCCCGACAGATCGTTGTGCTTCATGCCTTTGCTTCCAGCCTTGTTTCTAGTGGTTTTCTCGTGCTGCTTGGCTCTCTGTGCTTtcatgaccaccagttgtttttTGGAGCATGCCTCTGCCTGATGAACTTGTTACTGTTGCTTAATCTGGACTGCCGTTTTGTGTATCGAACTCTGCTTGTTACACCAGTGAAACCTTTTTTGAACAATTCCACTCTGTGCCTGAGCCTAgcacttgtgtccagccatttcatGTTACAAAGCCTGATGTGCCAGCTAGACAAGTTTAATGTCagaaaatttaaaattaaaaataatttttaatttttcctttttgaattaatgtaaataaatacagctATGCATTACACATTTTCTGGTGGCACAGAacggattttatttatttggaaaaacaaaaatccaTCAAATAGTCATTGCAGATTTGCTTGGACAAAAAAATGTGTTTGGAcaagtatggagctaaatcaaggccaaaagttttgtaaactgaaaataaaaaaagattcagctctgtaattttttgatcaaataatttattttcattcatatttcttttttcactttcagatcttattttttcagtttcaaacttttggccctgttctggcgtgggagggcgtggcttcgactgagaggggcgtggaattgtgagtgacaggagagcaatcagttttaaaatttattttttcaatctttttttattttcagattacaaaggtggtggaggtgatggtctagtggttaaggtgttgggcttgagtccagaagatcatgggctcaaatccccgcctgactggaaaatcactaagggcccttgggcaaggcctttaatcccctattgctcccggtgtgtagtgagcgccttgtatggcagcaccctgacatcggggtgaatgtgaggcatgattgtaaagcgctttgagcgtctgatgcagatggaaaagcgctatataaatgcagtccatttaccatttacaaaacttttggccttgatttagctccacagACAGGAGCACAAAATTCCTTGACATTGTAATATATCCCGGCCCTTTTCAGTGAGTGGTAtaatcacaaaaatgtgtcacttaCCCACAACTGTGGCTGGTTGGCATTAATGTGGTTCACATAGTTGATCTCTGTCACAAAATCCTTTGACAGATGCCAGggtctgctgatgctcactgtcAGGCTGTAAACTATGTGTCCATGAACCCCATGGAAGGAAGACGGGAAGTCTCTGTGTTAATGAAAAATACAAACTTGACAATTAGAATGAAGTCAGAATGACAAGGACTGTATAATCTTTTAATAATCCATTAGATATTAAAATAAGAACAATTAgccatgaagaagaagaagaagaaatacaaCAAAATTCGGTTTGGCAGCATCTCTTTTTTAGCAGCTACAATGTCAGaggtagaaaagaaaaaaatagtaataataattttaaaaggtAACATAAGTAATGAACATTAAGTGTAGAATGCGTTATATAAATGGTCTGTATTATTAGTGCAAAAAACAGTTGTGTGCAATAGTCCATTTATTGGACTGGGAGGTAGTAGTAGAtatttgtgtgtgttggtgtggggGTTGTCCATGGTTCCTGCAAGTCTCTTCACAGGCATACGAAAAAATATGCGTTTGAGTCTATTGGTTTGGGCTCGCAAGACCCTGAGTCTGCCAGAGGAAAGGCTGGTGAAAAGGGAGTGTCCTGGGTGGGTCAGGTCGTCCCAGATCTTTGTCATCCGTTGCAGTAGACAGCTCGAGTAGCTCTCCTCTAGACGTGGGAGTGGAGAGCCAATGATCAACTGTGCAGTCTTGATGACCCGCTACAGTTATTTCCTCTCAAATATATTGCAGCTGGCaagggtggtccttattttgcagttttgaaatttaatactctgactccctgaataggttccaactgatgagaaaacatgctgtgtaaaattttatTTGTATGAATAAATTTTTAGAGGTATctcaaaagcattgaaatttcagtttcattgctgcagtatgctgaagaaggacagtgacaccaagttggcAAAGTCTTGTTCCAGACCAGAGCCTGCACCTCCTGCTGATGCTCCTCAGGGAGCTcctgttgtgcctgatgttcgGGAGAACCCGAGGACagccacgtgcagccagacatctggctctctccatctcctcctttcTGTGTAACTATGGCATAGAGCCCAACTaaacatgcaatcacaaagttcttcttctgCTGTAGATTCATCTGGAGCGATgtgaactgttcagcagctgatggtaggatgaatatggggggtgtgtggagacaattcgtccGATTCACATTCTTGACAGATTTGTGACCGAATATAACAATGCACTGTTACTATTGCGCAGCGCAGAACAATATTCTTGACCgtgccttttatatatatatatatatatatatatatatatatatatatatatatatatatgtgtgtgtgtgtgtgtgtgtgtacagtgcagGGCAGcacgtggcttagtggttagcactgttgtctcacagcgagaaggtcatgggttcgattcccacctgtggcctttctgtgtggagtttgcgtgttctccctgtgtttgcgtgggttttctctgggCACTCTGGCttccttgttgtgaaagtgtagtgacactgacccacaacagggggcgcaaatgaacggccaatagatgagccaaaaagtaacaatttaatgttgtgaaatgtgcacaacgaatatacagacaatctcagaatataattacagtcaatccacaaaggtgacgtgtgggcaggctcgaggatagaagacgtctgtcctgagaagagccggaaccacacgatttccgccgccacagaacctggtgaatactggagccgccaagtcccgaattcccaggtgatcaccgtccccgactgtcggatctggtactgctggcgagaacaaagacagtcaagtctgggtgtgtgtacacccagtaacaacaacggtgggaatgccacctccacctctcactcagaatgctgatgtatttacagtagtccctcagaggaaaagagtgccgtcctgcactcactcagcctccacaggaagagggaccggtactcctgcaaacactcacaatatacagcttaagataaacacaaatggctgatgatattacctccaatgaagtatgatatcttggcgatgaggtggagatgacgtctgggttttatggagtgagatgatgaagaatgagtgacagctgtcaggaagtaatgagtaacagctgtcactcccggctgtgtccgtggcggcagcgccctctcgtgcctgaagcccgcacttcaggcagggcgccctctggtggtgggccagcagtacctcctcttctggcggcccacacaacattcctcccacatccaaagacacaggttaggtggattggaaactttaaattgtctgtgggtatgaatgtgtttgtttgtctatatgtggccctaggacagactggcgtcctgtccagggtgtgccccaccTCTCGTTTTAtggctgctggaataggctctagccccccgcaaccctcaattggactaagcggtcgaagatgagtgtgtgtgtatacagcgtatcaggaaagtattcacagtgcttcacttttccactactgttttgctacagccttattccaaaatggaataatatttttcctcaaaattctacatataaTACCCCATtactgacaatgtgaaaaaagatttgagatttttgcaaatttatttattttcccctgtctgcatatgtaGTAATGGtacatgccacactggcagaaccatttatgaacattaatacacatatatgcaatttattcttgcaggacagaaggtatgtagtgcatgagtgaatgtggtgcgtgtgtgtgtgacccccatccgcccttcccgatcagcctacaacatccatccatccatccattttcttacgctttatccggagtcgggtcgcgggggcagcagctcaagcaaagccgcccagacctcccaatccacacacacctcccccagctcctctgggggaaccccaaggtgttcccaagccagccgagagatgtagtccctccagtgtgtcctgggtcttccccggggcctcctcccaatgggacatgcccggaacacctctccagcaaggcgtccagggggcatccggaaaagatgcccgagccacctcaactgacttcctttcgacgtggaggagcagcggctcgactccgagctcctctcgagtgaccgagctcctcaccctatctctaagggagcgcccagccaccctgcggaggaaactcatcttggccgcttgtactcgcgatcttgttctttcggtcatgagccaaatctcatgaccataggtgaggatcgaaacgtagatcgatcagtaaatcgagagctttgcccccctactcagctctctcttcaccacgacggtccgatacagcgaccgcattactgcagatgctgcaccgatccgtctatcaatctcacgctccatccgtccctcactcgtgaacaagaccccgagatacttaaactccttcacttgaggcaagcgGACAACACTGCCTCCACTTGaggcagcctacaacatcctactcaaagccgactgacaacgtctatcaggagggaccgaccaccaaaacaacatgaagacagacaaaaacgaaagacaagtggtgaaagcaataactgtgaagtgagacactgaggagacgGGTCCCCAACATAAAACATTCTGGAACATTCcatcacacatgaacaagcagtgacagtgaCAGTCTgctgtctagttagtgagcattcataccctaatccaggacaccagagtcttgatgcccttgagagcacccaaaaccaaattgtggtgtcggccacgAACACATAACgaaccacacacagagacccacctCACAGCTATATATCCAATCACTACTATGGCTgctgtgttgggccaagataaaagtacagaaccctaccatatgacatggaccactccggcgcgtCGGAAGTCATACGGCCGACTGCAAGCAacgacggaaatgggtccaggacgcagggccccaggaggaaccaagtgaaaaagggaagcggaagggcacaggggccaggaagggcagccaccagagccgccGGGGCAGCACGGCAGACCAACAAGGGAGCGGCCCGATGGCGCCGGAACACACCCCCGACACTGCTCCCCCCCCAAacagaggcacaggaagcaaccccatacccaagggaagcacgcaGGGCATCGGCAGGGCAAatcgggggaggggggggggcagAACCACACCAcaaatttgcaaatttattaaatcacATAAGTACataataagtattcacatccttttccatgaagctcaaaattgagctcagctgcatcctgtttccactgatcatccttgagatgtttcaacagcttaattggagtccacctggggtaacttcagttgattggacatgatttggaaagacacacctgtttacatgtaaggtcccacagttgacagtgcatgtcagagcacaaatcaagcataaagtcaaagaaattgtctgcagacctctgagacaggattgtctcgaggcacaaatctggggaagggtacagacacatttctgctgctttgaaggtcccaatgagcacagtggcctccatcatccataacagaagtgtggatccaccaggactcttccgagagctggccgtccgtctaaactgagcaatcaggggagaaggaccttagtcagggaggcgaCAAAGaactctgtcagagctcaagcattcctctgtcgagaggagaaccttgcagaaggacaacaatctctggagcaatccaccaatcagacccgtatggtagagtggcgagactgaagccactcctgaataaaaggctcatggcagccgacctggagtttgccaaaaggccccccgaaggactctcagaccatgacaaacaaaattctctgatctgatgaaacaaagatttaattctttggcgtgaatgccaggcgtcacgtttggaggaaaccagacaccatccttacagcgaagcatggtggtggcagcattatgctgtggagatgtttttcagcagcaggaactgggagaatagtcagaattgagggaaagatgaatgcagcaatgtacagagacgtcctagctgaaaacctgctgcagagcgctcttgacgtcagactggggtgatggttcacctccagcaggacaatgacccaaagcacacagctaagatatcaaaggactgacttcaggacaactctgtgaatgtccttaagtggtccagccagaacccagacctgaatcagactgaacatctctggagagatctgaaaatggttgtgcatcaACGGTCCCTGTCCAACTTGATGGcgcatgagaggtgctgcaaagaggaatcggcaaaactgctcaaagatacaaccccaatttcaatgaaaacagaatacaatgacttgcaaatcctcttcaacctatattcaatggaatacaccacaaagacaagatatttaatgttcaaataagATGCTGCACtttgcattgctttgcgccaagcATGCAAGATCTTGCCCAAACTCAGCCTCATGGCTATGGGTTTGTGTATTTCAAAAGATCAATCAAGAGCTTGCAATGGTGGACACAGCCATtctacaaccccgattccaataaagttgggacgttgtgtaaaatgtaaataaaaatagaatatgatttgcaaatcctcttcaacctatactcaaatgaatacaccacaaagagaagatatttaatcttcaaactgataaactttattgtttttgtgcaaatatttgctcattttgaagtggatgcctgcaacacatttcaaaaaagctgggacagtggtatgtttaccactgtgttacatcacctttccttttaacaacattcaataagcgtttgggaactgaggacactaattgttgaagctttgtaggtggaattctttcccattcttgcttgatgtacgacttcagttgttcaacagtccggggcctccattgttgttttttgtggttcataatgcaccacacattttcaatgggcgacaggtctggactgcaggcaggccagtctagtacctgcattcttttactacaaaaccacactgttgtaacacgtgcagaatgtgggttggtattgtcttgctgaaataagcagggacgtccctgaaaaagacgttgcttggatggcagcatgtgttgctccaaaacctggatgtacctgtcagcattgatggtgtcatcacagatgtgtaagttgcccatgccatgggcactaacacacccccataccatcacagatgctggcttttgaactttgcgctggtaacaatctggatggtcttcttcctcttttgtccggaggacacgacatccataatttccaaaaacaacttgaaatgtggactcatcagaccacagcacacttttccactttgcatctgtccatttcaaatgagctcggcccagagaaggcagcggtttttctggatgttgtcgatgtatggctttcactttgcatggtagagttttaacttgcacttgtagatgtagcgacaaactgtgttaactg
This genomic window contains:
- the LOC117510408 gene encoding arrestin domain-containing protein 3-like: MFQQTFKNFHINFNAVNVRNIYTSGDVLSGHVSFDLSKETKITSISLTLSGKASVHWSKGGGGGRRRSRRRNYSAKLKFFEFSFSILQENRQSSETKLLPGTHLYPFSCQLPQGDFPSSFHGVHGHIVYSLTVSISRPWHLSKDFVTEINYVNHINANQPQLWSPLSGSNHMTLCCLWCASGPILLTAQMEKKVFNPGETVKITCKFSNASSRTATPKVTLQQKQIFYTHSRASKRLVVKQLASVVGQPVRPHVSDVHTEITLTVPSTAAFTISNCSILEVDYVIEVNLCVKASPDLTVLFPIILCDTPEYARPPPVL